In the Armatimonadota bacterium genome, CCCGCGCTACCGCCTGCACGATCGGCGCGTCGGCGGGCGTTGCGATCCACGGGCGGTCCTCGACCAGCTCGAGGCGGATCGCCGCCCGCGGGTCGCCGGCGCGAGTGCCCTCGGCCAGCGCCTCCATGGCCGCCAGCACCGCCGCGTGGTCCTGCCCGGGCACGGTGCGTACGTCGACCGTGACCTGCGCCTCGCCCGCCATGACGTTGAACTGCGGCTCGCCGTGGACCGGGGCGCGCATCGTGGTGGGCGTCACGTGGGGCAGGCCCAGGAACGGATGGCTGCCCACGCGCGCCTGTTCCCGGTGCTCGAGCTCGCCCAGGCCCAGCACGAACTGCGCCGCCCACGGGATGGGGTTGGCGCCCGCGTAGGGCATGGCTCCGTGGGCCATCTTGCCGACGAACGTGGCCAGCACACGCATGGCGCCTTTCTGGTACAGGCAGAGCTCGTTCTCCTCGGGCTCGCACACCACCGCCGCGTCGAACCCCTGGCAGCCTCCGGCGCGCACGAACGCCTTCACGCCCAGCATCAGGCCTTCCTCGTCGGCGAGCGCTGCCAGCCGCACGCGTCCCGGCAGGTCGGGCACGGTGCGGCGGACAGCGTCGAGTGCCACGATCGCCGCCGCCAGCCCGCCCTTCATGTCGCACGCCCCGCGGCCCCAGATGCGCCCGTCGGCCACGACGGCGTCGAAGGGCGGGTAGGTCCAGGCGGCTGGGTCGCCCTCGGTCACCACGTCGGTGTGGCCTTCGAGGATCAGGCCGCGGCCGGGCCGGCCGGTCTCCCAGTCGGCGACCACGTTGGGACGGCCGGGGGCTGCCAGGGAGGTCGACACCATGAGGCCCCGCGCGCGGAGGTCCTCGGCGAGGTACGCCGCGACCGCGGCCTCCGTGCCGGCGGGGTCCCCCGGGCGGATCACGCTGGGGATGCGCACGAGCGCGCACGTCAGCGCCACCACCTCGTCGGGATCCACGGCCGCGGCGGCGCGCGCCGCCAGCTCGCGCAGCGCGCTCACGGCCCGGCCCCGCCCCGCAGCCGGGGATCCAGCAGGTCGCGCAGGCCGTCGCCCAGCAGGTTGAAGCCCAGGACGGCTGCCGCGATGGTCACCCCGGGCCAGATCGCCATCCACCACGCGATGAAGAGCACGTCGCGCGCCTCCTGCAGCATGCCGCCCCACGACGGGGTGGGCGGCTGCGTGCCCAGGCCCAGGTAGCTGAGCGACGCCTCGGCCAGCACCGCGCCCGAGAACGCCACCGTGCCCTGGATCAGCAGCGGCCCGGCGATGTTGGGCAGCACGTGGCGGGCGACGATGCGCCCCTCCGGCGCGCCAAGCGCGCGCGCTGCCAGCACGAACTCCTGGTGGCGGACGGCCAGCGTCTGCGCGCGGCTCAAACGCGCGAAGATCGGCACCAGCACGATCCCGATGGCGACCATCGCCTGCACGTGGCCCGGGCCCAGCGCCGCGATCATCATCACGGCCAGCAGCAGGGCCGGGAACGCCAGCAGCCCGTCCATGACGCGCATGACCACGCTGTCGAGCGCTCCGCCGCGGAAGCCCGCCACGAGCCCCAGCGGTACGCCCGTCCCCGCGCCGATCAGCACCGCGGTGGCGCCCACGGCCATCGCCACGCGGCCGCCGTGCAGCAGCCGGCTGGCGACGTCGCGGCCCAGGCGGTCGGTGCCCAGCAGGTGGCCGCCGCCAGGCGGTGCGAGCCGCCCCGCCGGATCCACGGCCGTGGGATCGTAGGGCGCCAGCCAGGGCGCTCCCAGCGCCAGCACCACCAGCGTCGTCACCAGCGCCCCGCCGGCCACCAGCGGCGGGTTCAGCCGGCGCCGGCGCGGGGGCGCGGGCCGGCCGCGTGCGAGCGGAAGGCGGAGCGCGGACGGCGGCGTGGTCATGCGTAGCTATTGGTGCAGGTGCTGGCACCACGCACGAGCGGGCAGCGGGCGGACGGTCGCGTGGTCACGCTCAGTCGTAGGTGATGCGCGGGTCGGCCGCCGCGTAGAGGAGGTCGACGGCCAGGTTGAGCAGCGTGAACATCGTGGCGATGGTGAGCACGGCGCCCTGCACGATCAGCAGGTCCCGCGCGTAGATGCCCTGCAGCAGCAGCCGGCCCAGGCCCGGCAGGCCGAAGACCTGTTCGATGACGATCGTGCCGCCCAGCAGGAAGCCCAGCTGCAGGCCCGCCACGGTGAGCACCGGGATCAGCGCGTTGCGCAGCACGTGCCGCCGGAGCACGGTGACCTCGCCCAGGCCCTTGCTGCGGGCGGTGCGCACGTAGTCGCGCCGCAGTTCGTCGAGCACCGCCGCCCGCACCAGGCGCGTGAGCGCCGCCGCGCGCTCCAGGCCCAGGGCCAGCGCCGGCAGCGCCAGGTGCCGCAGCCACTGCGCCGGATCGCGCGCCAGCGCCGCGTAGCCCTGCAGCGGGAAGACGGGCCACGCCGCGGCGAAGCCCAACAGCAGGAGGATCCCCAACCAGAACGTCGGGATCGCCAGCCCCACCTGCGACCCCGCCAGTGCCGCCAGGTCGAGCGCCGACCATGCGCGTCGGGCCGCCGCGATGCCCACCGGGAGCGCAACGCCCAGGGCCACGGCCATCGCCGCCATCGCGACCGACACCGTGACGGGCAGCCGCTGGGCGAGCAACCGTGTCACGGGCTCGCGGTACGCGACCGAGGTGCCCAGGTCGACGCGGGCCAGCCGGCCCAGCCACTCGACGTAGCGCACCACCAGCGGCCGGTCGAGCCCCAGCTCGCGCCGCAGCCGACTGAGCTCGTCGGGGCGGGCATCGACGCCCAACATGATGGTGGCCACGTCGCCCGGGACCACCTGGAGCGCCAGGAACGTGGCGGTGGCGACCACGAGGACCGTGGGCACCACCGCCAGCAGCCGCCGGAGGACGAACGGCATGGTCCCCGCGGGCTACGCGGGGACGTGCACGGGCGCCGCGGGGGCGCGTCGGGCCGCCGGCTCCATCACTTCGTCGTCTTCCGGAAGTCGAACGTGTCGATGGCGTAGAGCTGGCGGAAGTCGCGCACCGACCGCTGGGTGCCCATGTAGAGCACCGGCGTGCCCAACGGGATCAGCATCACGTCCTCGGTCATCTTCTTGAGCGCCTCGGCGTAGATCCGCTTGCGGTGGTCGGGGTTGGTGGTCAGGCGGCCGGCGAGGATCAGGTCGGCCACGCGGGGGTTGTCGTAGCGCACGTAGTTGGGCGGTACCCTGCTGGGGTCGCCGAACCCCGCCAGCCGGCCGTCGGGGTCGAGCTTGCCCGTGTGGCCGATGATGGTCAGGTCGTACTCGCCGCCGGCGTAGATGCGCGACAGCCAGAAGCCCCACTCCACGACGCGCGTGCGGGCCACCACGCCCACGCGCCCCAGCATCGCCTGCACCAGCTGACCCGCCTCGATGTGCGCCTGGTAGGGCTGCGGGAGGGCCAGGTCCAGCGTCAGCCCGCTCCCGTACCCGGCCTCGGCCAGCAGCCGGCGCGCCTGGTCGGGGTTGTAGGGGTAGGGGTCGGGGATGTCCACGTAGTAGGGGCTGGTGACGTCCATGAAGACGTTGGAGACGAGCGACTCCCCGCCGTAGGCGGTCTTGAGGACCTGCTGGCGGTCGACGGCATGCCACAGGGCCCGGCGCACGCGCACGTCGCGCAGTGCAGGACGGCTGTGGTTGGGCGCCAGCACGTTGATCAGGCTGGTGACCTGGCGCAGGACCCGCACGTTGGGGTTGGCGCGCACGCGCGGCAGGTCGAGGAACTGGATGGCGTCGATGGCGTCGAACTCGCCTGCGAGCAGCCCCGCCACCTTCACCGCCGATTCGGGCACGAAGCGGATCAGCACCTCGCGCAGCCGCGGCTGGCCCTTGATCCAGTAGCCGTCGAAGCGCTGCAGCCGGATGAAGGCGTCGCGCTGCCACTCGGCCACGGTGAACGGCCCGGTCCCCACCGGCCGCGTGCCGAAGTCGTGGCGGCGGGCGATGAGGTCGGCCGGCAGGATGGCGCCCCACCCGTGGGCCAGCGCGGCGAGGAACGGCGCGAAGCGCTCGGCCAGGGTGATGCGCACCGTGAGGGGATCGACCACCTCGATGGTGCGGATGCTGCCGAAGTCGCCGCGCTTGGGCGACCGCGTGGCCGGATCGAGGATGCGCTCGAACGTCGCCTTCACGTCGCCCGCATCCAGCGTCTTCCCGTGGTGGAACTTCACGCCCGCGCGCAGCCGGAACGTCCACACCAGGCCATCGGGCGAGACCGTCCACGACTCGGCCAGCGCCGGGACGAGCTTCCCCTCGTCGTCGGGCTCGACCAGCGTGTCGTAGAGGCTCTTGTTGACCTGGAACGCGAGGGTGGCCGCGGTCGCCTGGGGGTCCAGGGTGTCGGGCCCACCCGAGAGGGCGAAGACGAACCGGTCCCGCGGGGCCTGTGCGCCCGCCGGTGCGCCTCCGGTCAGGGCCGCGACCACCACCACGGCCAGCGCGACCGCTGCCAGGGGACCGTGCGCACGTCGCACCTGCACGCTCCTCGTCGTCTGCTGCATCACCTGCGTGCCCTCCCTTCGGTGGCGTCGCGTCCCTGCGCGACGCCCAGCCCCGCCCGGGCGAGCGACCGATGGGCGGCGTCGACCGTCGCGGTCTCCATGACGACGGTCTGCACCCACGGGGGCAGGTCGCGCCCCAGGTCGACGGCCTGGCTGATCTCGCCGTCGCCCCAGGCGAGGTGGTCGTCACGCCGTCCGCGGTTGTCGTTGACGTGCACGTGCACCACGTCCCGGTCGGCGAGCAGAGCCCGCAGCACGTCGGGGCCGGCCAGGTAGGCGTGGGCCACGTCGAGGCACAGGCGCAGCGCCGGATGGGCCACCCGCTCGAACAGCTCGCGCAGCTCCTCGTAGCGCACCCCGTACGCGAACCCGATGCGGGGCGCACCATCGGCCAGCGCCACCGCCGGCATGTTCTCGAGATAGAGGTGGATGCCGGCGGCCGCCGCCGCGTCGGCGCACCGGCGCAGCGAGGCCACCGCGTGCGGCAGTCCGGTCTCGCGTGGGAAGACCTCCTGGTAGGGCGGGAGGCCCGGGTGCACGACCACGCCCCGCGCGCCCAGCCGCGCCGCCTCGTGGATCGTCGCGATCACCTGCGCCACCGACTCCTCACGAATGCCCGGGTTGGTGCTGGCGATGTTGATGCCGAGGATGGGAGCGTGCAGCGAGACCACGCGGCCATGGGGCCAGGGCACGGGCGGCGGCCACGCGTGGGGCGGCTCACAGAGGATCTCGATGCCAACGTCCGCGGCCAGCAGGTCTGCGGCCGCCTCCTGGAGCGGCCGACGGACCGCCGCAAAACTGGAGATCGCCAGATCCACGTCTCACGCTCCTCACCCCGCCCGGTGCCTGGCGGGTCGGGTCGTCATGCAGCCCCACTGCAGCATGGTGCCGCCGCTGAGTGGCACCCTGCCGGGTGCGGGACGGTCCGCGTCATCATGGGGCGCAATTGCACACGCTCCGTAGACGCCGGTCCCCCGCCGACCCGGGTCCGGGAGTAATCATACCACCACGGCCCTGGTGGCCGAACGCGCCTTCCTGCACCCTGTGCACACCCCGTCTGCACCGGCGCCCGGGCGCGATGCATCCGAGGCACAGGCCTCCGT is a window encoding:
- a CDS encoding M20 family metallopeptidase codes for the protein MSALRELAARAAAAVDPDEVVALTCALVRIPSVIRPGDPAGTEAAVAAYLAEDLRARGLMVSTSLAAPGRPNVVADWETGRPGRGLILEGHTDVVTEGDPAAWTYPPFDAVVADGRIWGRGACDMKGGLAAAIVALDAVRRTVPDLPGRVRLAALADEEGLMLGVKAFVRAGGCQGFDAAVVCEPEENELCLYQKGAMRVLATFVGKMAHGAMPYAGANPIPWAAQFVLGLGELEHREQARVGSHPFLGLPHVTPTTMRAPVHGEPQFNVMAGEAQVTVDVRTVPGQDHAAVLAAMEALAEGTRAGDPRAAIRLELVEDRPWIATPADAPIVQAVARACEVALGRPARYGGVPGATDGTFLHAWGGLPIVTIGPGKRELPHQVDEYVAIDELVAAARLYAATIVYYLGAGEEDAP
- a CDS encoding ABC transporter permease, whose translation is MTTPPSALRLPLARGRPAPPRRRRLNPPLVAGGALVTTLVVLALGAPWLAPYDPTAVDPAGRLAPPGGGHLLGTDRLGRDVASRLLHGGRVAMAVGATAVLIGAGTGVPLGLVAGFRGGALDSVVMRVMDGLLAFPALLLAVMMIAALGPGHVQAMVAIGIVLVPIFARLSRAQTLAVRHQEFVLAARALGAPEGRIVARHVLPNIAGPLLIQGTVAFSGAVLAEASLSYLGLGTQPPTPSWGGMLQEARDVLFIAWWMAIWPGVTIAAAVLGFNLLGDGLRDLLDPRLRGGAGP
- a CDS encoding ABC transporter permease, giving the protein MPFVLRRLLAVVPTVLVVATATFLALQVVPGDVATIMLGVDARPDELSRLRRELGLDRPLVVRYVEWLGRLARVDLGTSVAYREPVTRLLAQRLPVTVSVAMAAMAVALGVALPVGIAAARRAWSALDLAALAGSQVGLAIPTFWLGILLLLGFAAAWPVFPLQGYAALARDPAQWLRHLALPALALGLERAAALTRLVRAAVLDELRRDYVRTARSKGLGEVTVLRRHVLRNALIPVLTVAGLQLGFLLGGTIVIEQVFGLPGLGRLLLQGIYARDLLIVQGAVLTIATMFTLLNLAVDLLYAAADPRITYD
- a CDS encoding ABC transporter substrate-binding protein, with translation MRRAHGPLAAVALAVVVVAALTGGAPAGAQAPRDRFVFALSGGPDTLDPQATAATLAFQVNKSLYDTLVEPDDEGKLVPALAESWTVSPDGLVWTFRLRAGVKFHHGKTLDAGDVKATFERILDPATRSPKRGDFGSIRTIEVVDPLTVRITLAERFAPFLAALAHGWGAILPADLIARRHDFGTRPVGTGPFTVAEWQRDAFIRLQRFDGYWIKGQPRLREVLIRFVPESAVKVAGLLAGEFDAIDAIQFLDLPRVRANPNVRVLRQVTSLINVLAPNHSRPALRDVRVRRALWHAVDRQQVLKTAYGGESLVSNVFMDVTSPYYVDIPDPYPYNPDQARRLLAEAGYGSGLTLDLALPQPYQAHIEAGQLVQAMLGRVGVVARTRVVEWGFWLSRIYAGGEYDLTIIGHTGKLDPDGRLAGFGDPSRVPPNYVRYDNPRVADLILAGRLTTNPDHRKRIYAEALKKMTEDVMLIPLGTPVLYMGTQRSVRDFRQLYAIDTFDFRKTTK
- a CDS encoding sugar phosphate isomerase/epimerase family protein; protein product: MDLAISSFAAVRRPLQEAAADLLAADVGIEILCEPPHAWPPPVPWPHGRVVSLHAPILGINIASTNPGIREESVAQVIATIHEAARLGARGVVVHPGLPPYQEVFPRETGLPHAVASLRRCADAAAAAGIHLYLENMPAVALADGAPRIGFAYGVRYEELRELFERVAHPALRLCLDVAHAYLAGPDVLRALLADRDVVHVHVNDNRGRRDDHLAWGDGEISQAVDLGRDLPPWVQTVVMETATVDAAHRSLARAGLGVAQGRDATEGRARR